A window of the Pseudomonadales bacterium genome harbors these coding sequences:
- a CDS encoding glutathione S-transferase family protein produces MITLYHRSDCPFCWKVRIALVELGINYQLIDTVLGEKHPEVIKYNPKGSVPVFVDGPTVIWESNTILEYLEDVYGPEKLYPGSPARRAQQRLLVSYSDTVVGPALRDQVFEKRSKPKAEWDWDVIHKSEEAWRNCLAQLEQWLGDKPYFSDKFSVAECALLPRFGIAEAYGATAYQDFPQIMRWFKELKQRQCYRKTFPRQFIQCDS; encoded by the coding sequence ATGATAACGCTCTATCACCGCAGTGACTGTCCCTTCTGCTGGAAAGTACGTATTGCTTTGGTTGAGCTGGGGATTAATTATCAATTAATTGATACTGTGCTGGGTGAAAAGCACCCAGAAGTGATCAAGTACAACCCGAAAGGGTCAGTACCTGTCTTTGTCGATGGGCCAACAGTTATTTGGGAATCCAATACCATCCTCGAATATTTGGAAGATGTCTACGGGCCAGAGAAACTCTACCCGGGATCACCCGCACGGCGCGCCCAACAACGATTGCTCGTGAGTTATTCAGATACAGTCGTCGGCCCCGCGTTAAGGGATCAGGTATTTGAGAAGCGTTCCAAGCCTAAGGCAGAGTGGGATTGGGATGTCATTCATAAGAGTGAGGAGGCATGGCGCAACTGTCTTGCTCAGCTAGAACAATGGCTTGGTGATAAACCATACTTTAGCGACAAATTTTCTGTTGCAGAATGCGCGCTGTTACCGCGTTTTGGAATTGCTGAGGCCTATGGTGCGACGGCGTATCAGGATTTTCCGCAGATCATGCGCTGGTTTAAAGAATTGAAACAGCGGCAATGTTATCGTAAGACCTTTCCGCGCCAGTTTATTCAATGCGACTCTTAG
- a CDS encoding DsbA family protein has protein sequence MTTPIDVKLYFNFRSPYCYIASKTLFQVFDEFHTNLVWRPLGGWTGRSSPDRAKVKVPLTRQDVARITKKMGIPMNPPPMTTEPTKAGAGSLLAEQKGVLRPYLVEMMRAEWAYGLDIGDTDVILSVGDKVGLDRAELTQAIGSPANLAQLEKNWEEAQTLGVIGVPTFVIGENIFWGSDRIEYVLDHLRELRLSRL, from the coding sequence ATGACAACCCCAATTGACGTAAAACTCTATTTCAATTTCCGTAGTCCCTATTGCTACATCGCATCAAAAACCCTGTTTCAGGTGTTTGATGAATTCCATACCAATCTGGTCTGGCGTCCATTGGGTGGCTGGACCGGCAGGTCATCGCCTGATCGCGCCAAGGTCAAAGTGCCGTTAACTCGGCAGGATGTCGCCCGTATTACCAAAAAAATGGGCATCCCCATGAATCCGCCGCCGATGACTACTGAGCCTACCAAAGCTGGGGCAGGGTCTTTGTTAGCGGAACAAAAAGGCGTATTGCGCCCCTATCTCGTCGAGATGATGCGCGCCGAATGGGCGTATGGTTTGGATATCGGTGATACTGACGTGATTCTCAGCGTTGGCGATAAAGTAGGTTTGGATCGCGCCGAATTAACTCAGGCCATTGGCTCTCCGGCTAATCTGGCTCAGTTGGAGAAAAACTGGGAGGAGGCGCAAACTCTCGGTGTTATTGGTGTGCCCACCTTTGTTATCGGTGAAAATATCTTCTGGGGCAGCGACCGAATTGAATATGTGCTAGATCATTTACGCGAACTTAGACTTTCGCGTCTTTAA
- a CDS encoding DUF3859 domain-containing protein translates to MQRYHFFLVLLLLSFSSVASAELNIIALESGIFERPGVTNEPGTLVISGGAEQVIPTKKVVAKLGTKFGIRYSLSGKQETNNLVTLLYLTPGIIHPDGERHDKYVEVKDLKFSSGSHTIAFQITEPYELMPGTWQMMVFEKDRLLVKETFEVVLKGTETLSDFIQTEQ, encoded by the coding sequence ATGCAAAGGTATCATTTTTTCTTAGTTCTTCTGCTTTTAAGTTTTTCTTCAGTTGCTTCGGCGGAACTTAATATTATTGCGCTGGAGTCGGGGATATTCGAACGACCGGGTGTCACCAATGAACCCGGTACACTCGTCATCAGCGGTGGCGCGGAACAAGTAATACCGACTAAGAAAGTTGTTGCGAAACTCGGCACCAAATTTGGTATTCGCTACAGCTTGAGTGGTAAACAGGAAACGAATAACCTCGTCACTTTACTGTATTTGACTCCTGGCATTATCCATCCCGATGGTGAACGGCATGATAAATATGTTGAAGTCAAAGATCTTAAGTTCAGCTCAGGCAGCCATACCATTGCCTTTCAAATCACCGAACCCTATGAATTGATGCCTGGTACCTGGCAGATGATGGTGTTTGAAAAGGATCGTTTGCTGGTGAAGGAGACTTTTGAGGTGGTGCTCAAAGGCACTGAGACACTATCGGATTTTATACAAACGGAGCAATAA
- the dmpG gene encoding 4-hydroxy-2-oxovalerate aldolase — protein MNLKGKKVTLHDMSLRDGMHAKQHQISLQQMIDVATGLDEAGMPLIEVTHGDGLGGASVNYGFPAHSDEEYLKAVIPKMKQAKVSALLLPGIGTVDHLRMAHDCGVSTIRVATHCTEADVSQQHIGLAAEMKMDTVGFLMMAHMASPEKILEQAKLMESYGANCVYCTDSAGYMLPDQVTEKIGLLRAELKPGTEVGFHGHHNLGMGIANSLAAIEAGAARIDGSVAGLGAGAGNTPLEVFVAVLYRMGVETGVDLFKVMDVAEDLIVPLMDHPIRLDRDALTLGYAGVYSSFLLFAKRAAEKYGISARDILVELGRRGTVGGQEDMIEDLALTMAKERGE, from the coding sequence ATGAATTTAAAAGGTAAGAAAGTCACCCTCCACGATATGAGTCTGCGTGACGGTATGCACGCGAAACAGCATCAAATCAGCCTGCAACAAATGATTGATGTTGCGACCGGATTGGATGAAGCCGGTATGCCGCTAATTGAAGTCACCCACGGTGATGGTTTAGGTGGGGCTTCAGTCAACTATGGTTTTCCTGCGCATAGCGATGAAGAATATCTCAAGGCTGTTATTCCCAAAATGAAACAGGCGAAGGTATCAGCTTTGTTGTTGCCGGGCATTGGTACCGTTGATCATCTCAGAATGGCCCATGACTGTGGTGTTAGTACCATCCGAGTTGCGACCCACTGCACCGAAGCGGATGTCTCGCAGCAGCATATTGGTCTGGCCGCAGAAATGAAAATGGATACGGTTGGTTTTCTGATGATGGCACACATGGCATCGCCGGAGAAAATTCTGGAGCAGGCTAAACTCATGGAATCCTATGGTGCTAACTGTGTTTACTGTACTGATTCGGCGGGCTATATGTTGCCGGATCAAGTAACCGAAAAAATTGGATTGTTGCGCGCGGAATTAAAGCCAGGAACCGAGGTTGGTTTTCATGGGCATCATAACCTGGGTATGGGCATTGCCAATTCACTGGCAGCCATCGAAGCTGGTGCCGCTAGAATTGACGGTTCAGTCGCTGGTCTGGGTGCCGGTGCGGGTAACACCCCGCTGGAAGTCTTTGTCGCCGTGCTCTATCGCATGGGCGTCGAAACCGGCGTCGACCTGTTTAAGGTGATGGACGTAGCGGAAGATTTGATCGTGCCATTGATGGACCATCCGATTCGTCTCGACCGTGATGCGCTGACACTGGGTTACGCCGGTGTTTATAGCTCATTCTTGTTGTTTGCCAAACGCGCAGCTGAGAAATACGGTATTTCCGCGCGCGATATTTTGGTTGAGTTAGGGCGTCGCGGTACGGTTGGCGGTCAGGAAGATATGATCGAAGATCTGGCGTTGACGATGGCGAAGGAGCGTGGTGAGTAG
- the trpD gene encoding anthranilate phosphoribosyltransferase: MEQLIDDLITGREVATERLKNCLTEFCEGNSPPEQLAALLAVMRCRGETAEQLAAFAQALMAKANCIAVGDDVVDHSGTGGDHSGSFNISTTAALLTAACGVPVAKHGNRSVTSKSGSADVLEALGVDVNMPPERAQTCLEESGFVFLYAPVYHPAFKYIAPIRKALKIKTIFNILGPLLNPAKVKRQVIGVYDRHLMTVIAEAALQLNNLRVMVVSSTDGLDEISMAAPTNAKMVEDGGVRDMLIDPLDYGFAYCDLQQLKGGDAQDNAAILKAVLAGEIGPRADCVVLNSAASLYVGGKVDNLADGVELARSVQQSGKAIDLLNRVIAFGG, from the coding sequence ATGGAACAACTCATTGATGACTTAATCACGGGCCGCGAGGTCGCTACCGAGCGGCTGAAAAACTGTCTGACAGAATTTTGCGAGGGGAACTCTCCGCCGGAACAGTTGGCGGCGCTGTTGGCGGTGATGCGCTGTCGTGGTGAAACGGCGGAGCAACTGGCCGCTTTTGCGCAGGCGCTGATGGCAAAGGCAAACTGTATTGCTGTTGGTGATGACGTGGTCGACCACAGTGGTACGGGCGGCGATCATTCGGGTAGCTTCAATATCAGTACTACTGCAGCGTTACTCACCGCAGCCTGTGGTGTACCAGTTGCTAAACATGGTAATCGATCGGTCACCAGTAAAAGTGGTAGTGCCGATGTGCTGGAGGCGCTTGGTGTTGATGTCAATATGCCGCCAGAGCGAGCACAAACCTGTCTGGAAGAAAGCGGCTTTGTATTTCTCTATGCACCGGTTTATCACCCGGCCTTTAAATACATCGCGCCCATTCGTAAAGCACTTAAAATAAAAACCATTTTCAATATTCTGGGGCCGCTGCTAAACCCTGCCAAGGTCAAACGCCAAGTCATAGGTGTTTATGATCGCCATCTAATGACGGTCATTGCAGAAGCAGCCTTGCAACTGAATAATCTGCGCGTGATGGTGGTGTCCTCTACTGATGGGCTTGATGAAATTTCCATGGCAGCGCCCACCAATGCAAAAATGGTTGAGGATGGCGGTGTTAGAGACATGCTCATCGATCCGCTAGATTATGGTTTTGCGTACTGTGATTTGCAGCAACTCAAAGGTGGTGATGCACAAGATAACGCGGCTATTTTAAAAGCGGTGCTCGCTGGCGAGATTGGGCCACGAGCGGATTGCGTGGTGCTCAATAGCGCCGCTAGCCTTTATGTGGGCGGTAAGGTGGACAACTTAGCAGACGGCGTGGAGCTGGCTA